A genome region from Salvia splendens isolate huo1 chromosome 19, SspV2, whole genome shotgun sequence includes the following:
- the LOC121779672 gene encoding uncharacterized protein LOC121779672 isoform X2, with protein sequence MFAKLFQKPTQPQPSPSSLDVTQETMVSSELAPLVAVHYGIPSTASTFAFDPIQGLLAVGTLDGRIKVIGGGNIEALLISPTALPFKYLEFLLNQGFLVSVSYENEIQVWDLGMRCISSKIKWESTITAFSVISGTNYIYLGDEYGFLSVLKYDAEEKNIAPLPYHIPPNLIAEGSGITLPDHQSIVGVLSQPCLSGNRVLIAYENGSIILWDVTQDKAVRVLGYGDLQLRGGAVVNFSDSESHTHLNDSLDNEETEKEISSLCWVSPDGSMLAVGYVDGDILLWNLSASDSDKGQNSQKSPDDVVKIQLSSGDKKLPVIVLHWSSSKAHNGYGGQLFAYGGVDIGAEEVLTILDLNWSSGLSRLKCIDRVDLTLHGSFADLLVISNSYKADHSSGTSFFVLTSPGQLHFYEYASLSMLKSERGKNHCKEASQYNSLIPTVEPYMTVGKLYMMGSEGNVLGSLSKFYKAFSPTKQHPDKMLTGGSAMWPLRGGVTCQISTSECYTVERIYIGGYHDGSVRIWDASLPVLSLVSVLGSEVKGIEVTGANAPISALDLYPPNLTLAVGNESGLIFLYQLQGDSYQATITIVTETKHQVHHCVPQDGNYCSTIYSILSSPVCALRFATSGVRLVAGFECGQIAVLDTGSASVIFVTDCISNSNSPITSLSVGTCPTRRNLADKSDNETESAPGSEVVIVLTKDAQMVLIDCSTGNMISSQPTHPKEKSIAISMHILDQRHPGEESKSSVTYSQHIEAQNEASVSIHKNQSGFPNAKAVESNFGDKMLASQILLCCEEAFYFYTLESLIQGDNNYFNKIEHGKQCSWSTVIKRDAERYGLVVFYQSGEIELRSLPDLKLLGENSLMSILRWNFKNKMEKTISASEEGQITLVNGCEFALVSLIAYADEFRIRKPLPCLHDEVLAAAADADVNYFQNQKKEERALPGFVNNLMKGLKGDKEEQLMNNAKGREMVIAHLESIFSRFPFSEPFSFEDLELQIDDLDIEEEPVPYVASSQKSTGGSKGEEPVPYVSSSQKSTGGSKDEATERHKLFEGSSTNTKPTVRTTEEIIAKYRNTGDAAGAASQARDKLMERREKLEKLSLRTEELQNGAQNFADMANELAKNMEKRKWWNI encoded by the exons ATGTTCGCTAAATTATTCCAAAAACCCACTCAGCCTCAACCTTCACCTTCTTCCCTG GATGTTACTCAGGAAACCATGGTGTCTTCCGAATTGGCACCACTTGTCGCTGTTCACTATGGCATCCCATCAACTGCATCGACTTTTGCTTTTGATCCCATTCAAGGCCTCTTGGCAGTAGGGACTCT GGATGGCAGGATTAAAGTGATTGGTGGTGGCAACATTGAAGCTCTTCTTATCTCTCCTACAGCTTTACCCTTTAAGTACCTAGAG TTCCTGCTAAACCAGGGTTTTCTAGTGAGTGTCTCCTATGAAAATGAAATCCAG GTATGGGATCTTGGGATGAGGTGTATATCTTCTAAGATAAAATGGGAATCCACTATAACTGCATTTTCTGTTATCTCCGGAACCAATTACAT ATATCTTGGAGATGAGTATGGCTTCCTGTCAGTGCTAAAGTATGATGCTGAAGAAAAAAACATTGCTCCATTACCATACCACATTCCTCCAAATCTGATTGCTG AAGGATCTGGGATTACATTGCCTGATCATCAGTCCATTGTTGGCGTGCTCTCACAACCTTGTTTGTCTGGGAATAG GGTTTTGATTGCTTATGAAAACGGTTCGATTATTCTGTGGGATGTTACACAAGACAAAGCTGTCCGCGTTTTAGGCTATGGAGATCTGCAACTCAGAGGTGGTGCAGTTGTCAATTTTTCCGACAGTGAGAGCCACACCCATCTGAATGATTCTTTAGATAATGAAGAAACAGAGAAGGAAATAAGCTCACTGTGTTGGGTGTCACCTGATGGATCCATGTTAGCTGTTGGTTATGTGGATGGAGATATTTTATTATGGAACTTATCAGCTTCTGACAGTGATAAAGGTCAGAATTCTCAGAAGTCACCTGATGATGTTGTTAAGATACAACTGTCATCAGGGGATAAGAAACTTCCTGTCATTGTTCTCCATTGGTCATCCAGCAAAGCTCATAATGGTTATGGAGGTCAACTCTTTGCATATGGTGGAGTAGATATTGGAGCTGAAGAAGTATTAACG ATCCTTGACCTCAACTGGTCTTCTGGGTTATCAAGATTGAAGTGCATTGACCGTGTTGACCTCACCCTCCACGGATCTTTTGCAGATCTTCTTGTAATATCAAACAGTTATAAGGCAGACCACAGTAGTGGCACGTCATTTTTTGTTTTGACCAGTCCAGGGCAATTGCATTTTTATGAATATGCTTCGCTGTCTATGTTAAAGTCTGAGAGAGGAAAGAATCATTGTAAGGAAGCCTCACAGTATAATTCACTCATACCCACTGTAGAACCATATATGACTGTGGGTAAGCTTTATATGATGGGTTCAGAGGGGAATGTTCTTGGTTCACTCTCAAAG TTTTATAAGGCATTTTCCCCTACAAAGCAGCATCCAGATAAAATGCTGACCGGTGGGAGTGCAATGTGGCCTCTTAGAGGTGGTGTTACTTGTCAAATTTCTACAAGCGAATGCTATACTGTTGAGAGAATTTATATAGGAGGGTATCATGATGGGTCTGTACGAATCTGGGATGCCAGTTTGCCTGTTCTGTCACTTGTTTCTGTTTTAGGATCTGAG GTAAAGGGTATTGAAGTTACTGGTGCTAACGCTCCAATATCAGCATTGGATTTGTATCCTCCAAACTTAACCTTAGCTGTTGGCAACGAATCTGGTTTG ATTTTCCTTTATCAGCTACAAGGAGACTCTTATCAAGCAACAATTACCATCGTAACTGAAACAAAACATCAAG TTCACCATTGCGTACCTCAAGATGGAAATTATTGTTCTACCATATATTCCATCCTTAGTTCTCCTGTGTGTGCCTTAAGGTTTGCTACTTCTGGAGTCAGACTTGTTGCTGGATTTGAATGTGGACAG ATCGCAGTGCTTGACACCGGTTCAGCTTCAGTTATATTTGTTACAGACTGTATATCTAACTCAAACTCTCCTATCACATCTCTGTCTGTTGGAACATGTCCAACTCGTCGTAACCTGGCTGACAAATCTGACAATGAAACTGAAAGTGCACCTGGTTCAGAGGTTGTGATTGTCCTGACCAAAGATGCTCAGATGGTCTTGATTGACTGTTCCACAGGCAATATGATCAGTTCACAGCCAACGCATCCAAAGGAAAAATCTATCGCAATAAGCATGCATATATTAG ACCAGCGTCATCCTGGCGAAGAGTCCAAAAGTTCTGTCACATACTCCCAGCATATCGAAGCTCAGAATGAGGCTTCAGTATCCATTCATAAGAATCAGAGTGGTTTTCCAAATGCTAAAGCAGTGGAGTCTAATTTTGGTGACAAGATGCTGGCATCTCAAATTCTACTTTGTTGTGAGGAAGCCTTCTACTTTTACACTTTAGAGTCTTTGATTCAG GGGGATAATAACTATTTCAACAAAATAGAACATGGAAAACAGTGTTCCTGGAGTACAGTCATCAAGAGAGATGCAGAAAGATATGGGCTGGTAGTATTCTATCAAAGTGGAGAAATTGAACTAAG GTCTTTACCAGATCTTAAACTGCTGGGTGAGAACTCATTGATGTCAATACTAAGGTGGAACTTCAAGAACAAAATGGAAAAGACAATCAGTGCTTCTGAGGAAGGGCAGATTACGCTG GTCAATGGTTGTGAATTTGCTCTTGTATCTCTTATCGCATATGCGGATGAATTCAG GATTCGTAAGCCGCTGCCTTGCCTACACGATGAAGTCCTTGCTGCAGCTGCCGATGCTGATGTTAACTACTTCCAAAATCAAAAGAAGGAAGAG AGAGCTCTGCCTGGGTTTGTGAATAATCTGATGAAGGGTTTGAAAGGTGATAAAGAAGAGCAACTTATGAATAATGCAAAAGGTCGTGAGATGGTGATTGCTCATTTAGAATCTATATTCTCACGGTTTCCATTTTCTGAACCCTTTAGTTTTGAAGACTTGGAACTTCAAATAG ATGACCTTGATATTGAAGAAGAGCCTGTTCCTTATGTAGCATCTTCACAAAAGAGCACCGGTGGCTCAAAAGGTGAAGAGCCTGTTCCTTATGTATCATCTTCACAAAAGAGCACCGGTGGCTCAAAAG ATGAGGCAACTGAGCGGCATAAATTATTCGAAGGTAGTTCCACCAACACTAAACCAACAGTACGTACAACTGAAGAAATCATTGCAAAATATAGGAACACGGGG GATGCAGCAGGTGCAGCATCACAAGCAAGGGATAAACTTATGGAACGCCGAGAGAAACTTGAG AAACTCAGCCTGCGCACGGAAGAGCTACAGAACGGTGCTCAGAACTTTGCGGATATGGCTAATGAGCTTGCTAAGAATATGGAAAAACGTAAATGGTGGAACATCTGA
- the LOC121779672 gene encoding uncharacterized protein LOC121779672 isoform X6 codes for MRCISSKIKWESTITAFSVISGTNYIYLGDEYGFLSVLKYDAEEKNIAPLPYHIPPNLIAEGSGITLPDHQSIVGVLSQPCLSGNRVLIAYENGSIILWDVTQDKAVRVLGYGDLQLRGGAVVNFSDSESHTHLNDSLDNEETEKEISSLCWVSPDGSMLAVGYVDGDILLWNLSASDSDKGQNSQKSPDDVVKIQLSSGDKKLPVIVLHWSSSKAHNGYGGQLFAYGGVDIGAEEVLTILDLNWSSGLSRLKCIDRVDLTLHGSFADLLVISNSYKADHSSGTSFFVLTSPGQLHFYEYASLSMLKSERGKNHCKEASQYNSLIPTVEPYMTVGKLYMMGSEGNVLGSLSKFYKAFSPTKQHPDKMLTGGSAMWPLRGGVTCQISTSECYTVERIYIGGYHDGSVRIWDASLPVLSLVSVLGSEVKGIEVTGANAPISALDLYPPNLTLAVGNESGLIFLYQLQGDSYQATITIVTETKHQVHHCVPQDGNYCSTIYSILSSPVCALRFATSGVRLVAGFECGQIAVLDTGSASVIFVTDCISNSNSPITSLSVGTCPTRRNLADKSDNETESAPGSEVVIVLTKDAQMVLIDCSTGNMISSQPTHPKEKSIAISMHILDQRHPGEESKSSVTYSQHIEAQNEASVSIHKNQSGFPNAKAVESNFGDKMLASQILLCCEEAFYFYTLESLIQGDNNYFNKIEHGKQCSWSTVIKRDAERYGLVVFYQSGEIELRSLPDLKLLGENSLMSILRWNFKNKMEKTISASEEGQITLVNGCEFALVSLIAYADEFRIRKPLPCLHDEVLAAAADADVNYFQNQKKEERALPGFVNNLMKGLKGDKEEQLMNNAKGREMVIAHLESIFSRFPFSEPFSFEDLELQIDDLDIEEEPVPYVASSQKSTGGSKGEEPVPYVSSSQKSTGGSKDEATERHKLFEGSSTNTKPTVRTTEEIIAKYRNTGDAAGAASQARDKLMERREKLEKLSLRTEELQNGAQNFADMANELAKNMEKRKWWNI; via the exons ATGAGGTGTATATCTTCTAAGATAAAATGGGAATCCACTATAACTGCATTTTCTGTTATCTCCGGAACCAATTACAT ATATCTTGGAGATGAGTATGGCTTCCTGTCAGTGCTAAAGTATGATGCTGAAGAAAAAAACATTGCTCCATTACCATACCACATTCCTCCAAATCTGATTGCTG AAGGATCTGGGATTACATTGCCTGATCATCAGTCCATTGTTGGCGTGCTCTCACAACCTTGTTTGTCTGGGAATAG GGTTTTGATTGCTTATGAAAACGGTTCGATTATTCTGTGGGATGTTACACAAGACAAAGCTGTCCGCGTTTTAGGCTATGGAGATCTGCAACTCAGAGGTGGTGCAGTTGTCAATTTTTCCGACAGTGAGAGCCACACCCATCTGAATGATTCTTTAGATAATGAAGAAACAGAGAAGGAAATAAGCTCACTGTGTTGGGTGTCACCTGATGGATCCATGTTAGCTGTTGGTTATGTGGATGGAGATATTTTATTATGGAACTTATCAGCTTCTGACAGTGATAAAGGTCAGAATTCTCAGAAGTCACCTGATGATGTTGTTAAGATACAACTGTCATCAGGGGATAAGAAACTTCCTGTCATTGTTCTCCATTGGTCATCCAGCAAAGCTCATAATGGTTATGGAGGTCAACTCTTTGCATATGGTGGAGTAGATATTGGAGCTGAAGAAGTATTAACG ATCCTTGACCTCAACTGGTCTTCTGGGTTATCAAGATTGAAGTGCATTGACCGTGTTGACCTCACCCTCCACGGATCTTTTGCAGATCTTCTTGTAATATCAAACAGTTATAAGGCAGACCACAGTAGTGGCACGTCATTTTTTGTTTTGACCAGTCCAGGGCAATTGCATTTTTATGAATATGCTTCGCTGTCTATGTTAAAGTCTGAGAGAGGAAAGAATCATTGTAAGGAAGCCTCACAGTATAATTCACTCATACCCACTGTAGAACCATATATGACTGTGGGTAAGCTTTATATGATGGGTTCAGAGGGGAATGTTCTTGGTTCACTCTCAAAG TTTTATAAGGCATTTTCCCCTACAAAGCAGCATCCAGATAAAATGCTGACCGGTGGGAGTGCAATGTGGCCTCTTAGAGGTGGTGTTACTTGTCAAATTTCTACAAGCGAATGCTATACTGTTGAGAGAATTTATATAGGAGGGTATCATGATGGGTCTGTACGAATCTGGGATGCCAGTTTGCCTGTTCTGTCACTTGTTTCTGTTTTAGGATCTGAG GTAAAGGGTATTGAAGTTACTGGTGCTAACGCTCCAATATCAGCATTGGATTTGTATCCTCCAAACTTAACCTTAGCTGTTGGCAACGAATCTGGTTTG ATTTTCCTTTATCAGCTACAAGGAGACTCTTATCAAGCAACAATTACCATCGTAACTGAAACAAAACATCAAG TTCACCATTGCGTACCTCAAGATGGAAATTATTGTTCTACCATATATTCCATCCTTAGTTCTCCTGTGTGTGCCTTAAGGTTTGCTACTTCTGGAGTCAGACTTGTTGCTGGATTTGAATGTGGACAG ATCGCAGTGCTTGACACCGGTTCAGCTTCAGTTATATTTGTTACAGACTGTATATCTAACTCAAACTCTCCTATCACATCTCTGTCTGTTGGAACATGTCCAACTCGTCGTAACCTGGCTGACAAATCTGACAATGAAACTGAAAGTGCACCTGGTTCAGAGGTTGTGATTGTCCTGACCAAAGATGCTCAGATGGTCTTGATTGACTGTTCCACAGGCAATATGATCAGTTCACAGCCAACGCATCCAAAGGAAAAATCTATCGCAATAAGCATGCATATATTAG ACCAGCGTCATCCTGGCGAAGAGTCCAAAAGTTCTGTCACATACTCCCAGCATATCGAAGCTCAGAATGAGGCTTCAGTATCCATTCATAAGAATCAGAGTGGTTTTCCAAATGCTAAAGCAGTGGAGTCTAATTTTGGTGACAAGATGCTGGCATCTCAAATTCTACTTTGTTGTGAGGAAGCCTTCTACTTTTACACTTTAGAGTCTTTGATTCAG GGGGATAATAACTATTTCAACAAAATAGAACATGGAAAACAGTGTTCCTGGAGTACAGTCATCAAGAGAGATGCAGAAAGATATGGGCTGGTAGTATTCTATCAAAGTGGAGAAATTGAACTAAG GTCTTTACCAGATCTTAAACTGCTGGGTGAGAACTCATTGATGTCAATACTAAGGTGGAACTTCAAGAACAAAATGGAAAAGACAATCAGTGCTTCTGAGGAAGGGCAGATTACGCTG GTCAATGGTTGTGAATTTGCTCTTGTATCTCTTATCGCATATGCGGATGAATTCAG GATTCGTAAGCCGCTGCCTTGCCTACACGATGAAGTCCTTGCTGCAGCTGCCGATGCTGATGTTAACTACTTCCAAAATCAAAAGAAGGAAGAG AGAGCTCTGCCTGGGTTTGTGAATAATCTGATGAAGGGTTTGAAAGGTGATAAAGAAGAGCAACTTATGAATAATGCAAAAGGTCGTGAGATGGTGATTGCTCATTTAGAATCTATATTCTCACGGTTTCCATTTTCTGAACCCTTTAGTTTTGAAGACTTGGAACTTCAAATAG ATGACCTTGATATTGAAGAAGAGCCTGTTCCTTATGTAGCATCTTCACAAAAGAGCACCGGTGGCTCAAAAGGTGAAGAGCCTGTTCCTTATGTATCATCTTCACAAAAGAGCACCGGTGGCTCAAAAG ATGAGGCAACTGAGCGGCATAAATTATTCGAAGGTAGTTCCACCAACACTAAACCAACAGTACGTACAACTGAAGAAATCATTGCAAAATATAGGAACACGGGG GATGCAGCAGGTGCAGCATCACAAGCAAGGGATAAACTTATGGAACGCCGAGAGAAACTTGAG AAACTCAGCCTGCGCACGGAAGAGCTACAGAACGGTGCTCAGAACTTTGCGGATATGGCTAATGAGCTTGCTAAGAATATGGAAAAACGTAAATGGTGGAACATCTGA
- the LOC121779672 gene encoding uncharacterized protein LOC121779672 isoform X5: MFAKLFQKPTQPQPSPSSLQDVTQETMVSSELAPLVAVHYGIPSTASTFAFDPIQGLLAVGTLDGRIKVIGGGNIEALLISPTALPFKYLEFLLNQGFLVSVSYENEIQVWDLGMRCISSKIKWESTITAFSVISGTNYIYLGDEYGFLSVLKYDAEEKNIAPLPYHIPPNLIAEGSGITLPDHQSIVGVLSQPCLSGNRVLIAYENGSIILWDVTQDKAVRVLGYGDLQLRGGAVVNFSDSESHTHLNDSLDNEETEKEISSLCWVSPDGSMLAVGYVDGDILLWNLSASDSDKGQNSQKSPDDVVKIQLSSGDKKLPVIVLHWSSSKAHNGYGGQLFAYGGVDIGAEEVLTILDLNWSSGLSRLKCIDRVDLTLHGSFADLLVISNSYKADHSSGTSFFVLTSPGQLHFYEYASLSMLKSERGKNHCKEASQYNSLIPTVEPYMTVGKLYMMGSEGNVLGSLSKFYKAFSPTKQHPDKMLTGGSAMWPLRGGVTCQISTSECYTVERIYIGGYHDGSVRIWDASLPVLSLVSVLGSEVKGIEVTGANAPISALDLYPPNLTLAVGNESGLIFLYQLQGDSYQATITIVTETKHQVHHCVPQDGNYCSTIYSILSSPVCALRFATSGVRLVAGFECGQIAVLDTGSASVIFVTDCISNSNSPITSLSVGTCPTRRNLADKSDNETESAPGSEVVIVLTKDAQMVLIDCSTGNMISSQPTHPKEKSIAISMHILDQRHPGEESKSSVTYSQHIEAQNEASVSIHKNQSGFPNAKAVESNFGDKMLASQILLCCEEAFYFYTLESLIQGDNNYFNKIEHGKQCSWSTVIKRDAERYGLVVFYQSGEIELRSLPDLKLLGENSLMSILRWNFKNKMEKTISASEEGQITLVNGCEFALVSLIAYADEFRIRKPLPCLHDEVLAAAADADVNYFQNQKKEERALPGFVNNLMKGLKGDKEEQLMNNAKGREMVIAHLESIFSRFPFSEPFSFEDLELQIDDLDIEEEPVPYVASSQKSTGGSKDEATERHKLFEGSSTNTKPTVRTTEEIIAKYRNTGDAAGAASQARDKLMERREKLEKLSLRTEELQNGAQNFADMANELAKNMEKRKWWNI, from the exons ATGTTCGCTAAATTATTCCAAAAACCCACTCAGCCTCAACCTTCACCTTCTTCCCTG CAGGATGTTACTCAGGAAACCATGGTGTCTTCCGAATTGGCACCACTTGTCGCTGTTCACTATGGCATCCCATCAACTGCATCGACTTTTGCTTTTGATCCCATTCAAGGCCTCTTGGCAGTAGGGACTCT GGATGGCAGGATTAAAGTGATTGGTGGTGGCAACATTGAAGCTCTTCTTATCTCTCCTACAGCTTTACCCTTTAAGTACCTAGAG TTCCTGCTAAACCAGGGTTTTCTAGTGAGTGTCTCCTATGAAAATGAAATCCAG GTATGGGATCTTGGGATGAGGTGTATATCTTCTAAGATAAAATGGGAATCCACTATAACTGCATTTTCTGTTATCTCCGGAACCAATTACAT ATATCTTGGAGATGAGTATGGCTTCCTGTCAGTGCTAAAGTATGATGCTGAAGAAAAAAACATTGCTCCATTACCATACCACATTCCTCCAAATCTGATTGCTG AAGGATCTGGGATTACATTGCCTGATCATCAGTCCATTGTTGGCGTGCTCTCACAACCTTGTTTGTCTGGGAATAG GGTTTTGATTGCTTATGAAAACGGTTCGATTATTCTGTGGGATGTTACACAAGACAAAGCTGTCCGCGTTTTAGGCTATGGAGATCTGCAACTCAGAGGTGGTGCAGTTGTCAATTTTTCCGACAGTGAGAGCCACACCCATCTGAATGATTCTTTAGATAATGAAGAAACAGAGAAGGAAATAAGCTCACTGTGTTGGGTGTCACCTGATGGATCCATGTTAGCTGTTGGTTATGTGGATGGAGATATTTTATTATGGAACTTATCAGCTTCTGACAGTGATAAAGGTCAGAATTCTCAGAAGTCACCTGATGATGTTGTTAAGATACAACTGTCATCAGGGGATAAGAAACTTCCTGTCATTGTTCTCCATTGGTCATCCAGCAAAGCTCATAATGGTTATGGAGGTCAACTCTTTGCATATGGTGGAGTAGATATTGGAGCTGAAGAAGTATTAACG ATCCTTGACCTCAACTGGTCTTCTGGGTTATCAAGATTGAAGTGCATTGACCGTGTTGACCTCACCCTCCACGGATCTTTTGCAGATCTTCTTGTAATATCAAACAGTTATAAGGCAGACCACAGTAGTGGCACGTCATTTTTTGTTTTGACCAGTCCAGGGCAATTGCATTTTTATGAATATGCTTCGCTGTCTATGTTAAAGTCTGAGAGAGGAAAGAATCATTGTAAGGAAGCCTCACAGTATAATTCACTCATACCCACTGTAGAACCATATATGACTGTGGGTAAGCTTTATATGATGGGTTCAGAGGGGAATGTTCTTGGTTCACTCTCAAAG TTTTATAAGGCATTTTCCCCTACAAAGCAGCATCCAGATAAAATGCTGACCGGTGGGAGTGCAATGTGGCCTCTTAGAGGTGGTGTTACTTGTCAAATTTCTACAAGCGAATGCTATACTGTTGAGAGAATTTATATAGGAGGGTATCATGATGGGTCTGTACGAATCTGGGATGCCAGTTTGCCTGTTCTGTCACTTGTTTCTGTTTTAGGATCTGAG GTAAAGGGTATTGAAGTTACTGGTGCTAACGCTCCAATATCAGCATTGGATTTGTATCCTCCAAACTTAACCTTAGCTGTTGGCAACGAATCTGGTTTG ATTTTCCTTTATCAGCTACAAGGAGACTCTTATCAAGCAACAATTACCATCGTAACTGAAACAAAACATCAAG TTCACCATTGCGTACCTCAAGATGGAAATTATTGTTCTACCATATATTCCATCCTTAGTTCTCCTGTGTGTGCCTTAAGGTTTGCTACTTCTGGAGTCAGACTTGTTGCTGGATTTGAATGTGGACAG ATCGCAGTGCTTGACACCGGTTCAGCTTCAGTTATATTTGTTACAGACTGTATATCTAACTCAAACTCTCCTATCACATCTCTGTCTGTTGGAACATGTCCAACTCGTCGTAACCTGGCTGACAAATCTGACAATGAAACTGAAAGTGCACCTGGTTCAGAGGTTGTGATTGTCCTGACCAAAGATGCTCAGATGGTCTTGATTGACTGTTCCACAGGCAATATGATCAGTTCACAGCCAACGCATCCAAAGGAAAAATCTATCGCAATAAGCATGCATATATTAG ACCAGCGTCATCCTGGCGAAGAGTCCAAAAGTTCTGTCACATACTCCCAGCATATCGAAGCTCAGAATGAGGCTTCAGTATCCATTCATAAGAATCAGAGTGGTTTTCCAAATGCTAAAGCAGTGGAGTCTAATTTTGGTGACAAGATGCTGGCATCTCAAATTCTACTTTGTTGTGAGGAAGCCTTCTACTTTTACACTTTAGAGTCTTTGATTCAG GGGGATAATAACTATTTCAACAAAATAGAACATGGAAAACAGTGTTCCTGGAGTACAGTCATCAAGAGAGATGCAGAAAGATATGGGCTGGTAGTATTCTATCAAAGTGGAGAAATTGAACTAAG GTCTTTACCAGATCTTAAACTGCTGGGTGAGAACTCATTGATGTCAATACTAAGGTGGAACTTCAAGAACAAAATGGAAAAGACAATCAGTGCTTCTGAGGAAGGGCAGATTACGCTG GTCAATGGTTGTGAATTTGCTCTTGTATCTCTTATCGCATATGCGGATGAATTCAG GATTCGTAAGCCGCTGCCTTGCCTACACGATGAAGTCCTTGCTGCAGCTGCCGATGCTGATGTTAACTACTTCCAAAATCAAAAGAAGGAAGAG AGAGCTCTGCCTGGGTTTGTGAATAATCTGATGAAGGGTTTGAAAGGTGATAAAGAAGAGCAACTTATGAATAATGCAAAAGGTCGTGAGATGGTGATTGCTCATTTAGAATCTATATTCTCACGGTTTCCATTTTCTGAACCCTTTAGTTTTGAAGACTTGGAACTTCAAATAG ATGACCTTGATATTGAAGAAGAGCCTGTTCCTTATGTAGCATCTTCACAAAAGAGCACCGGTGGCTCAAAAG ATGAGGCAACTGAGCGGCATAAATTATTCGAAGGTAGTTCCACCAACACTAAACCAACAGTACGTACAACTGAAGAAATCATTGCAAAATATAGGAACACGGGG GATGCAGCAGGTGCAGCATCACAAGCAAGGGATAAACTTATGGAACGCCGAGAGAAACTTGAG AAACTCAGCCTGCGCACGGAAGAGCTACAGAACGGTGCTCAGAACTTTGCGGATATGGCTAATGAGCTTGCTAAGAATATGGAAAAACGTAAATGGTGGAACATCTGA